A segment of the Odoribacter splanchnicus DSM 20712 genome:
CCTGGTCGGCATAGAGACGCAGAAGGTCGAAATGCATATAGGCACGAAGTCCTAAGGCCTCCCCTTTATAGATGTCGTAAAATTCAAGGGTCTCGGGAGATTGGTTTTCCAGATTAACCAAAATATTGTTGGCATACGAGATATTCTGATACATGGTGCTCCAAATATCGGAAAACACCTTGGTAACTTCCGGATTCTCCTTGTATTTGAAGGCAGACAGGTCCGTAATGTCACTGTTGCCCGGACAATTGAAATACTGTGCCAGCACATCCATGACATAATAAGTCATATAAGCGCCATAAGCTTTGTCATTGCGCATGGAAGCATAAACCCCGTAAAGGGCGTTTTCAAAACCTTTGCGTTCAGAGAGGAGGTCTTTGCCGACTATCTCTCCTTTGGGGTGTACATCGAGAAAATTGTCGCACGAGGTAGCCAACACCATGAGGCCAAGCCCGCAAATCATATTTTTTATATTGAGTTTCATGATTCTGAAATTAGAAAGTGGTACTTAAGGTAAATTCAAATCCGTTGCCGTAGAGATAATCGAGCCCCCGTTCGACTTTCACGTTCGAAAAGCGCAGGATATCCGACAGATTAACGCCCAAGCGCAGATTTCGGAGCATCATCTTCTGACAGATACGTTGCGGAAATTCGTATCCAAGATTCACGGAAGTGATGGTGAGCACGTTTTCTTTTTCCACAAAACGGTCGGTCTGCTGTGGAACGCTGTGTTCGGTGATATTGCGATACAGGGCAATATCGCCGACCTCCTTCCAACGGCTGTCAAATGCACGGCGATCCACATTAGTCCGCCCTGTAGTCCCTTCCACACGGCTGGCCCGGGTCACATTATAAAGATAACCGCCGCATTTGAAAGAGCCCATAATATAAAGACTGAAACCTTTATAGAAAACATTGGTATAGACATTGCCGTAAAAACGGGGGTCGGTATCGCCGACAACCACTTTATCGTCCGCCGAGTAGGTGAAAGTGCGGGTACCGTCCAATTTGATGAACACCTCGCGTCCGGTAGCCGGGTCGATACCTGCCGACCGCACGACTTTCAGGGCGGAAGTCGATTCGCCCTCTTCATACTGTGCCAGCGGAGCAGGAGTCTGACGGGTTGGAGCCACGTCATTGTTCAGTTCATTCTGACGTTTCAAGGCATTACTGATTTTCAGGATACGGTTTTTATTGGTGGAACCGTTCATCCCCAATTGCCACCATACGTCATTCCGCTGAATGATAAACCCGTCGACAGAAAATTCGAAGCCTTTGTTTTCCATCTCCCCGATGTTTTGTTTACCACTGACCACCCCGGTAGACGGAGCGATACTGGCATCCAGCACTAAGTCTTTCGTCCTTTTGAGATAAAAATCGAGGGTGGCGTTCAACCTGCGATCGAAAAGGCTGATATCTGCACCGATATTGTAGGAAAATTCCCGCTCCCATTTCAAATCATCGTTACCGATGGTTTGCGGAATGGCGCCGATACCATGCAAATATTCCAAGGTGTTTTCGTATTTGTACATGGTGATAGACTGGAAAGGCTCGAAATTGACTTTACCCGTATACCCCACGCTACCACGTATTTTCAACAAATTCAACTTCTCGAATTTCAGGAAATTTTCATTGTGCAGGTTCCAACCGAGCCCCCCAGACCAAAATTGCCCATACCGTTGGTTGCTTCCAAATTTAGAGGAACCGGAAAGACGGTATACAAAATCGGCATAGTAGCGATTGTTATACATATAGTTAGCATTGGCAAAGAAGCCGACTTCCGTACTGAGGTCCTGATTCCCGGAAGGTTTGTTCTTGCTGTCTGTCGGATACCCGGTGGCATGACCTATGAAGTTCAAAGCATCGTCATAGAATCCAGCGGCTTTCAGAGAGGAGTTCTCACTTCTGTTCTTGCGGATTTCCGCTCCGATAATCATACTGATTAAACTGTTGTTTTCCGTCAGCTTATTGAAAGCGCCGTTGATATTCCCCGCCCAGTCCACCGAGCGGCTGTTGCTGATTTCCAAGCGTCCTTTTTTGGTGATATCCGTCTCATCTTTGAATGCTTTGGAATCGGGCGATATGTATTTTTCTCCGTTGCCTTCAGAAACGGCGATATTGAAGTTACCGGTAATGCGGAACAAATCATTGATATCCCAGCGTATGTCTGTTGTATTGGTAATGCTTTTGTTGCTATTCAATGTGAAATTACCCAATTTGGCGTCTATCATCGGATTCCAGTTGTCCCACGAGAGGTTTCTGTTGGGATTGCCGTATTCATCGTATATCCGGTCATAAGGATTTTGGTCGATCCAGTTGCGGAAGCTGCCATAGGGGGTATCTTTCGTGTCCGTTTCGTTGTAGTTGGTACGATTGGAGAAAGTCAGTTGGTTGGGCAAGTGGTATTCCAATTTGAACCCGAGAGCATACCGGCGGCGATAGTCGTCTTTCATGACTCCTTGCGTATTGTTGAAACGTCCGGACAGTTCGTAACGGATGTTGGACGCTCCTCCGTAGATGCGCAAGGAATGGTCATGGGAGAATGCCGTGCGGGCAGGCTGTGAAAGCCAGTCGCTGTCTACTCCACGGGCTACTTCTTTGTATCGTTCGTTG
Coding sequences within it:
- a CDS encoding SusC/RagA family TonB-linked outer membrane protein, whose amino-acid sequence is MKKIRLTMKLLLFFSLALVLNTSAIPSKAQQTKVSLNLKDKQLTEVLKLIQQQSGFNILYSNELVKNNRMVSLRIDSDDIHEVMRACLQGNALDYEIQNNTIIIKALAAAPQVPQVVKVRGHVIDAKTGQPMPGVTVVAMDGGGAVTGAATDADGLFTVNLPEDIRELTFTFVGYKSVTLPVQTDKEMTVRLEEEVAEMDEVVVNGYFTKSKNSYTGAVKTITNDQLKSVSNTNIIAAISALTPGLNLVERSDLGSNPNRVPELLLRGMSSFSSGTRVVNQPTIMLDGVEISMEELYDLDMNEIENITVLKDASATALYGSRAANGVIVIERKKLAEGNIRVNYNLTGNVQFPYLKDYDLLNAREKLEYEKLSGLYTPEQDRWGSVNMDKEQYRLDQLYNERYKEVARGVDSDWLSQPARTAFSHDHSLRIYGGASNIRYELSGRFNNTQGVMKDDYRRRYALGFKLEYHLPNQLTFSNRTNYNETDTKDTPYGSFRNWIDQNPYDRIYDEYGNPNRNLSWDNWNPMIDAKLGNFTLNSNKSITNTTDIRWDINDLFRITGNFNIAVSEGNGEKYISPDSKAFKDETDITKKGRLEISNSRSVDWAGNINGAFNKLTENNSLISMIIGAEIRKNRSENSSLKAAGFYDDALNFIGHATGYPTDSKNKPSGNQDLSTEVGFFANANYMYNNRYYADFVYRLSGSSKFGSNQRYGQFWSGGLGWNLHNENFLKFEKLNLLKIRGSVGYTGKVNFEPFQSITMYKYENTLEYLHGIGAIPQTIGNDDLKWEREFSYNIGADISLFDRRLNATLDFYLKRTKDLVLDASIAPSTGVVSGKQNIGEMENKGFEFSVDGFIIQRNDVWWQLGMNGSTNKNRILKISNALKRQNELNNDVAPTRQTPAPLAQYEEGESTSALKVVRSAGIDPATGREVFIKLDGTRTFTYSADDKVVVGDTDPRFYGNVYTNVFYKGFSLYIMGSFKCGGYLYNVTRASRVEGTTGRTNVDRRAFDSRWKEVGDIALYRNITEHSVPQQTDRFVEKENVLTITSVNLGYEFPQRICQKMMLRNLRLGVNLSDILRFSNVKVERGLDYLYGNGFEFTLSTTF